The genomic region TCCCGGAAATCAATCCCAGTCATCCGTTTCATCCTTCTTGGGTTCTTCCTGGGCGTCGCGGTTGCCGCGGCGGGCTGCGGCGGCGAGGGTAAGTCTTCGCAGGTGAGCGGAACCCCGAAAACGGCCGCTCCGCGGGCCGTCCACGTCGCCGCCGCTTCCGAAGGGCGCCTGCCGCGCACGGTGAGCGTCACGGGCACGCTCGCGGCCGACGAGGAAATGACGGCGGGGTTCAAGGTCGACGGACGCATCAGCGAGGTTCGGGTCGACCTCGGAAGCATCGTCCGGAAGGGACAGCTCCTCGCCCGGCTCGACCCGACCGATTTCCGGCATCGGGTCGACCAGGCCGAGGCGGCGCTTCGCCAGGTCCGGGCAGGGCTAGGCATGCTGCCCGATGGCGGAAATGACCGGGTCGATCCTGAGAAAACAGGCCAGGTCCGCGAGGCGCGTGCGGTGCTCGACGAGGCGCGGCTGAGCCGCAACCGGATGGCCGAGCTTTTGGAAAAGGGATTCATCTCGAAGGCCGAATACGATGCGTCGCTGTCCCGGCTGCAAGTGGCAGAAGGGAAGCACCAGACCGCGGTCGACGATGTCATGAACCGGCTCGAGGTGCTGGCCGAACGGAAATCCGCGCTGGCGCTGGCACGCCAGCAGCTTGCCGATACCGAGCTGCGCGCGCCGATCGACGGGGCTGTCCGCGACAAG from Candidatus Deferrimicrobiaceae bacterium harbors:
- a CDS encoding efflux RND transporter periplasmic adaptor subunit, whose protein sequence is MSSSRKSIPVIRFILLGFFLGVAVAAAGCGGEGKSSQVSGTPKTAAPRAVHVAAASEGRLPRTVSVTGTLAADEEMTAGFKVDGRISEVRVDLGSIVRKGQLLARLDPTDFRHRVDQAEAALRQVRAGLGMLPDGGNDRVDPEKTGQVREARAVLDEARLSRNRMAELLEKGFISKAEYDASLSRLQVAEGKHQTAVDDVMNRLEVLAERKSALALARQQLADTELRAPIDGAVRDKQSSVGVYLVAGSPVVGLVRMNPLRLRLAVPERDAGAIRAGQEVRVRPEGDPGEHMGRLTRISPAIQEQNRTLAVEAELPNPGNRLRPGAFARAEIVVSAANTTVLVPSSAIVTFAGIEKVMSVKDGKAVEKRIRTGRRTGDRVEILEGLSAGEPVVTDPGTLAGGQPVVIKP